The window GAACTGGCCGGCGCCGACACCGTCTCGCTGCTCGAGCCCGCTCCCGGTGGCGGCAGTCTGCAGGTGACCGCGGCGAGCCGGGTCGGGCGGCGCGGCCAGCTCATCCCCCTCCGGGTCCGCGACGCCGGCCTGCACGGTCTCGACCCACGGGCGGCGGCGTTCCTGTCGGGCGAGTCGGTACTGACCAAACAGCGGCTGCCGCACACCCCCGGTCTGCCGGCCACCGCGCCGGGGGCGGGGCTGATGGTGCCGATCCGGTCACACACCGGGGTGTCCGCGGTGCTGGCCGTCGAATGGGCCGCGCCCGGGCCGGGACCCGACGACCGGCGCGCCCAGGTGGTGACGATGCTGGCCGCGCAGGCGGGCTCGGTGCTCAGCCAGCGTTCGCTGCTGACCGAGCTGGAGACGCTCGCCCACACCGACGCCCTGACCGGGTTGCCCAACCGCCGCAGCTGGGAGCTGCGGCTGCGCTCGCTGCTGACCACGGTGCCGGCCGGCCGCGGACTGGTCGTCGCGTTGATCGACTTCGACCACTTCAAGCACTACAACGACAGTCGTGGACACGCCGCCGGCGACGTGCTGCTCAGCGGCTTCGCCCGGCAAGCCCGGGCCCAGCTCAAGGCCGACGACATGCTGGCCCGGTGGGGCGGCGAGGAGTTCGCGCTGTCGTTGGTGGACTGCGGCGAGGCGGACGCCGAAGCGGTGCTCGAGCGGGTCCGCACGGCCGTGCCGGACGGCCGGACCTGCAGCATCGGTTACCGGATGGTCGGTCCCGGCGACCGTCCGGAGGATCTGATGGCCGGCGCCGACCTCGCGCTGTACCGGGCGAAGAACACCGGCCGCGACCGGGTGTGCCGTGATCCCGGGGCCGCCGGCGGCTGACCGGTCCCGTGACCGGCGCAGCCGCCCCGCCCGCCCGCGGTGTGGATGGACGGGGCTGCACCCCTCCGACCCGGTCCGCCGGTCGGGGTCGGCGGACGGGCCACGGCCCGCCGGCGGCGACGTGTCGCCGCCGGCGTCTCGACCGATGGAGGTGGTTCGGACCCCGGCCGGGAGGGGTTTGGTCCGGCTCCGACATCCGTCGCCCGCGGTGCGCGACGGGACCGCCGCGACACGGGTGTGCCGCTCCCCGCTCCCCACGGACACGTCCTGCCACACTGCCCGGATGACGCGACTGCAGCGCTGGGCCGACCGCACCGAGGTGCCGTTGATCGTGGTGGCCCTGGTCTTCCTGGGTGCCTACGCCGTTCCGATCGTCCGCCCGGACCTGCCCCGGACCGTGGTGGCGTGGTGCGAGGCGATCGTCACCGTCACCTGGATCCTGTTCGGGGTCGACTACCTGGTCCGGGTCCTGCTGGCCGATCACCGGTGGCGCTTCGTCCGCTCCAACCTGTTCGACCTGGCCGTCCTCGTGCTGCCGTTGCTGCGGCCGCTGCGGCTGTTGCGGCTGCTGGCCCTGCTGTCCGTCCTCAACCGGTCCACCGCCGACAACCTGCGCGGCAAGGTCGTGGTCTACGCCACCGGCGGCGCACTGCTGCTGCTGATCTGTGCCGGACTCGCCATCACCGACGAGGAGCGCCTCGCGCCCGACTCCACCATCACCTCGTTCGGGGACGGCCTGTGGTGGGCCATCACCACCATGACCACCGTCGGCTACGGCGACCGCTACCCGGTGACCACGACCGGCCGCGTCATCGCCGCGGCGCTGATGGTCGGCGGCATCGCCCTGCTCGGCGTGGTCACCGCGACCCTGGCGTCGTGGATGGTGCAGCAGGTGGCCGAGGCCACCGAGGCCGACCAGACCGTCACCAAGGCGCACATCGACCAGCTCGCCGCCCGGATCGAGGACCTGCAGGGCGAGATCCGCCGCCTGGCGCCCCCGCCGCCCGCGACCACCGGCGCTCCCGCGGGCCCAGACCACCCGGGGGCGGCTCCGGCATCGGGGTGATTCCGGTCTCCGGACCTCCCCGACCGGCGTCGGAGCCGGTCGGCTGGGTATAGCTCCCGACGCTGAACGGACGTCCCCGACGCCTGCTCCGACCCCGGTGCGCCGCGGTCCGCGGGGTACGGGACGACCAGGGTCACCGTCCCGCCGGATTTCCGCACGGCGACGGTTCTGTGATCCTGTGAACCCGTTCCGACGACGACACGACCACGGCGCTGTGCGCCCTATGACACGAGGTGACGATGACCGCGACCCAACGGGTCTGGCCGGGAACCCCCTATCCGCTCGGTGCCACCTACAACGGCACCGGCACGAACTTCGCGCTGTTCTCCGAGGTGGCGAAAAAGGTCGAGCTGTGCCTCTTCGACGGCGACGGCACCGAGACGCGCTACCCGCTGACCGAGCGCGACGCCTTCGTCTGGCACGGCTACCTGCCGCACGTCGGACCCGGGCAGCAGTACGGCTTCCGGGTGCACGGTCCCTACGAGCCGGAGAACGGCCACCGCTGCAACCCCAGCAAGCTGCTGCTCGATCCGTACGCGAAGGCGATCGAGGGTGACATCGACTGGGACCAGGCCTGCTTCTCCTACACCTGGGGCGACGAGGACTCGTTCAACGACGAGGACTCCGCGCCGCACATGAGCAAGTCGGTCGTGGTGAGCCCGTTCTTCGACTGGGAGAACGACCGCCCGCCGCGTATCCCCTACGCCGACACGATCGTCTACGAGGCGCACGTGAAGGGCCTCACCCAGACGCACCCGGGCATTCCGGAGGACATCCGCGGCACCTACGCGGCGCTGGCGCACCCGGTCATGCTCGAGCACTACAAGAAGCTCGGGATCACCGCGATCGAGTTGATGCCGGTGCACCAGTTCGTGCACGACAGCCACCTCGCCGACCGCGGGATGCGCAACTACTGGGGTTACAACACCATCGGTTTCTTCGCCCCGCACGCCGAGTACTGCTCGCAGGGCCAGAACGGCCAGCAGGTGCAGGAGTTCAAGGCGACCGTCAAGGCGCTGCACGAGGCGGGCCTGGAGGTCATCCTCGACGTGGTCTACAACCACACCGCCGAGGGCAACCAGCTCGGCCCGACGCTGTCGTTCCGCGGCATCGACAACGCCGCCTACTACCGGCTCGTCGACGGCGACCAGGCGCACTACTTCGACACCACCGGCACCGGCAACTCGCTGCTGATGCGGCACCCGCACGTGCTGCAGCTCATCATGGACTCGTTGCGCTACTGGGTCACCGAGATGCACGTCGACGGGTTCCGCTTCGATCTGGCCAGCTCCCTGGCGCGCCAGTTCCACGAGGTGGACCGGCTGTCGGCGTTCTTCGACCTGGTCCAGCAGGACCCGATCGTCAGCCAGGTCAAGTTGATCGCCGAGCCGTGGGACATCGGTTCCAACGGCTACAACGTCGGCGGGTTCCCCCCGCTGTGGACCGAGTGGAACGGCAAGTACCGCGACCAGGTCCGCGACTTCTGGCGCGGCCAGGACGCCACCCTCGGTGAGTTCGCCTCCCGCTTCACCGGGTCGGCGGATCTGTACGAGGGCGACGGCCGCCGGCCGCACGCGTCGATCAACTTCGTCACCGCGCACGACGGCTTCACGATGCACGACCTGGTGTCGTACAACGAGAAGCACAACGACGCCAACGGCGAAGGCGGCAACGACGGCGAGAGCAACAACTCGTCGTGGAACTGCGGCGTCGAGGGCGAGACCGACGACCCGGAGATCCAGGCGCTGCGCGAGAAGCAGAAGCGCAACATGCTGATGACGCTGTTCCTGTCGCAGGGCGTGCCGATGCTGCTGCACGGTGACGAACTGGGCCGCACCCAGCAGGGCAACAACAACGTCTACGCGCAGGACAACGAACTGGCCTGGGTCGACTGGGAGCGGGCGGAGGAGTTCTCCGACCTCACCGACTTCGTCGGCATCCTCGGGGCCCTGCGTCACGCGCACCCGGTGCTGCGCCGTCGGCGCCACTTCACCGGTCGCGGGTTGAAGAACGAGGAGCTGGCCGACATCGGCTGGTTCACCCCGTCCGGTGACCAGATGTCCAACGAGGACTGGGACAACGCGCACATCCGGTCGGTCGCCGTGTTCCTCAACGGCGACGCCATCCGGGAGCCCGACGACCGCGGCGAGAAGGTCGTGGACGACTCGTTCTTCGTCCTGTTCAACGGCCACTACGAGCCGATCGACTTCACGCTGCCCGACCTGTTCGCCGGCCAGTCGTGGATCATCGAGGCCGACACCGCCCTCGGCGCGGCCGAGGTGGTGGCCATCTCCGGTGGCGTGCCGGTCGTCGTCGAGCCGACGGTGGTGAAGACGGGCGAGACCTTCGCCGTCGACGCACGCTCGATCCGGTTGCTCAAGCGCACCACCTGAGTCCGACAGCACGACGCCCACGGCGCC is drawn from Nakamurella deserti and contains these coding sequences:
- a CDS encoding potassium channel family protein; the encoded protein is MTRLQRWADRTEVPLIVVALVFLGAYAVPIVRPDLPRTVVAWCEAIVTVTWILFGVDYLVRVLLADHRWRFVRSNLFDLAVLVLPLLRPLRLLRLLALLSVLNRSTADNLRGKVVVYATGGALLLLICAGLAITDEERLAPDSTITSFGDGLWWAITTMTTVGYGDRYPVTTTGRVIAAALMVGGIALLGVVTATLASWMVQQVAEATEADQTVTKAHIDQLAARIEDLQGEIRRLAPPPPATTGAPAGPDHPGAAPASG
- the glgX gene encoding glycogen debranching protein GlgX — protein: MTATQRVWPGTPYPLGATYNGTGTNFALFSEVAKKVELCLFDGDGTETRYPLTERDAFVWHGYLPHVGPGQQYGFRVHGPYEPENGHRCNPSKLLLDPYAKAIEGDIDWDQACFSYTWGDEDSFNDEDSAPHMSKSVVVSPFFDWENDRPPRIPYADTIVYEAHVKGLTQTHPGIPEDIRGTYAALAHPVMLEHYKKLGITAIELMPVHQFVHDSHLADRGMRNYWGYNTIGFFAPHAEYCSQGQNGQQVQEFKATVKALHEAGLEVILDVVYNHTAEGNQLGPTLSFRGIDNAAYYRLVDGDQAHYFDTTGTGNSLLMRHPHVLQLIMDSLRYWVTEMHVDGFRFDLASSLARQFHEVDRLSAFFDLVQQDPIVSQVKLIAEPWDIGSNGYNVGGFPPLWTEWNGKYRDQVRDFWRGQDATLGEFASRFTGSADLYEGDGRRPHASINFVTAHDGFTMHDLVSYNEKHNDANGEGGNDGESNNSSWNCGVEGETDDPEIQALREKQKRNMLMTLFLSQGVPMLLHGDELGRTQQGNNNVYAQDNELAWVDWERAEEFSDLTDFVGILGALRHAHPVLRRRRHFTGRGLKNEELADIGWFTPSGDQMSNEDWDNAHIRSVAVFLNGDAIREPDDRGEKVVDDSFFVLFNGHYEPIDFTLPDLFAGQSWIIEADTALGAAEVVAISGGVPVVVEPTVVKTGETFAVDARSIRLLKRTT